The Verrucomicrobium spinosum DSM 4136 = JCM 18804 DNA segment TCTCCTTACCATCCCAGCATCCACCATGCCGACCTACGAATACGAATGCACCACCTGCGGTCATCAATTCGAGACCGTGCAGTCCATGAAAGACCCGCACCTGAAAGACTGCCCCCAGCAGGAGTGTGCCGGTCCGGTGAAGCGCAAGATCGGACGCGGAGCAGGGCTCATCTTCAAGGGCACAGGCTTCTACATCACGGACTATCGCAGTGATTCCTACAAGGCAGCGGCCAAGCAGGACAGCGCCAGC contains these protein-coding regions:
- a CDS encoding FmdB family zinc ribbon protein encodes the protein MPTYEYECTTCGHQFETVQSMKDPHLKDCPQQECAGPVKRKIGRGAGLIFKGTGFYITDYRSDSYKAAAKQDSASSSSSSSSSSSGSSSTASSPSSGSSSSASSSTSPSPKAA